The Anaerolineae bacterium genome includes a window with the following:
- a CDS encoding alpha-ketoacid dehydrogenase subunit beta has product MAERIISMYEAIAEAIAQEMERDPRVFVMGEDVGFYGGIFGATTGLWKKFGDERVRDTPISEMGFVGAAVGAALEGMRPIVEVMFVDFTGACFDQILNHMSKIQYMSGGQLKVPVVLMTAIGGGYNDAAQHSQCLYGLFAHLPGLKIVIPSTPYDAKGLMIQAIRDDNPVMYFFHKGLMGLPWMTIIEATWAPVPEEPYTIPFGVADIKREGKDVTVVAVAMMVHRALEAAQKLEKEGISVEVIDLRTLVPLDREAIINSVKKTHRLLVVDEDYLSYGMSGEIVAIVAENALEYLDAPPKRLAVPDVPIPYSNTLEDFVIPSADRIAEAIKELVS; this is encoded by the coding sequence ATGGCCGAGCGAATCATTTCAATGTATGAGGCTATAGCCGAAGCCATCGCTCAGGAGATGGAGAGGGATCCCCGCGTCTTTGTGATGGGAGAAGATGTGGGGTTCTACGGGGGTATCTTCGGCGCCACCACCGGGCTCTGGAAGAAATTCGGCGATGAGAGGGTTAGAGACACTCCCATTTCGGAAATGGGCTTTGTGGGAGCAGCGGTGGGAGCCGCCCTGGAAGGGATGCGCCCCATTGTAGAGGTGATGTTCGTGGACTTCACCGGGGCATGCTTTGACCAGATCCTCAACCATATGTCCAAAATTCAGTATATGTCCGGGGGTCAGCTCAAGGTCCCGGTGGTGCTCATGACAGCCATAGGGGGAGGGTACAACGACGCTGCTCAGCACTCCCAGTGCCTTTACGGCCTCTTTGCCCACCTCCCCGGCCTCAAGATTGTGATCCCATCCACCCCATACGATGCTAAAGGCCTGATGATCCAGGCCATCCGGGACGATAACCCAGTGATGTATTTCTTTCACAAGGGCCTGATGGGTCTTCCCTGGATGACCATCATAGAAGCCACCTGGGCTCCTGTCCCGGAAGAGCCCTACACCATCCCCTTCGGTGTGGCTGATATCAAGCGGGAAGGGAAAGATGTGACGGTCGTGGCGGTAGCTATGATGGTTCACAGGGCCCTGGAAGCCGCTCAGAAGCTGGAGAAGGAAGGCATAAGCGTGGAAGTAATAGACCTGCGCACCCTTGTGCCTCTGGACAGAGAAGCCATCATCAATTCCGTCAAGAAGACCCATCGCCTCCTGGTGGTGGATGAAGATTACCTGAGTTACGGGATGAGCGGGGAGATAGTGGCTATAGTGGCTGAGAATGCCCTTGAATACCTGGATGCTCCTCCTAAGCGCCTGGCTGTTCCGGATGTCCCTATTCCTTATTCCAACACCCTTGAAGATTTCGTAATTCCCTCCGCTGACCGTATTGCGGAGGCAATAAAGGAACTTGTAAGCTGA
- a CDS encoding acetamidase/formamidase family protein gives MAAQKVVKVNTFTGGLIGPSIPMLGPVEDGGTIIAETAPGCWGPMITPSFKGGHEVTTPVAVEGAEPGDAILIRIKKIKITSMATSSGVMSIMEGRYRGDPFVARYCPNCGAENPPTRLEGIGQEAVRCANCGAEVSPFRVVHGYTMVLDQEKGIALTVSPEVAESLAKDAAKMMALPEHSAQHPILAFYPAHMPGVATRIRPFIGNLGTTPKVDMPDSHNAGDFGQFLVGAPHQYNLTREQLEDARTDGHMDIDSVREGAILICPVKVPGGGIYLGDVHAMQGDGELAGHTTDVSAEVTLEVKVIKGLGIEGPILLPPVEDLPPLARPLTRAEKEAAKALAEKFGQKEIEEAWPIQMVGSGPNLNEATENAINRLAKLFNMSKEEVMNRVTISGAVEIGRLPGVVTVTMLVPESKLAAVGLADIVKEHYST, from the coding sequence ATGGCTGCCCAGAAAGTTGTCAAAGTAAACACTTTCACAGGAGGCCTTATAGGCCCCAGTATCCCGATGTTGGGCCCTGTGGAAGATGGTGGGACTATAATAGCCGAAACTGCTCCTGGCTGCTGGGGCCCCATGATCACGCCCTCTTTCAAAGGCGGACATGAAGTTACCACGCCGGTGGCTGTGGAAGGGGCAGAGCCAGGAGATGCTATCCTTATCCGCATCAAGAAAATAAAAATCACCTCTATGGCCACCTCCTCAGGGGTCATGAGCATAATGGAAGGACGATACAGAGGCGATCCCTTCGTTGCGAGGTATTGCCCCAACTGTGGCGCAGAGAACCCACCCACTCGCCTTGAGGGCATCGGGCAGGAAGCCGTGAGGTGTGCTAACTGCGGGGCTGAGGTGAGTCCCTTCAGGGTAGTTCACGGATATACCATGGTCCTGGACCAGGAGAAGGGCATAGCCCTCACAGTAAGCCCCGAGGTCGCGGAATCTCTAGCTAAGGATGCGGCTAAGATGATGGCTTTGCCCGAACATTCAGCCCAGCATCCGATTCTGGCTTTCTATCCTGCCCATATGCCGGGAGTTGCAACTCGAATCCGCCCCTTCATAGGCAACCTCGGCACCACTCCCAAAGTAGACATGCCCGACTCTCATAACGCTGGAGATTTCGGTCAATTTCTCGTGGGAGCTCCGCATCAGTATAATCTTACCCGGGAACAACTGGAAGATGCTCGCACTGATGGGCACATGGACATAGACTCCGTTCGGGAGGGAGCCATCTTGATTTGCCCGGTTAAAGTTCCCGGGGGCGGGATCTACCTGGGCGATGTCCACGCCATGCAGGGGGATGGAGAACTGGCTGGGCATACTACTGACGTTTCCGCTGAAGTAACGCTGGAAGTAAAAGTGATAAAAGGGCTAGGCATTGAAGGGCCGATATTGCTTCCGCCTGTGGAGGACCTTCCACCTCTGGCTCGCCCTCTCACCAGAGCAGAAAAGGAGGCGGCGAAGGCACTGGCGGAGAAATTCGGCCAGAAAGAAATTGAAGAGGCCTGGCCCATCCAGATGGTGGGCTCTGGCCCTAACCTCAATGAAGCTACCGAAAATGCTATAAACCGGCTGGCCAAGCTCTTTAACATGTCCAAAGAAGAAGTGATGAACCGTGTTACCATTTCCGGAGCCGTGGAGATAGGAAGGCTACCGGGCGTGGTAACCGTAACGATGCTTGTCCCTGAAAGCAAGCTGGCCGCCGTCGGATTGGCTGATATTGTCAAAGAACATTATTCAACCTAA
- a CDS encoding NAD(+)/NADH kinase, with product MSETIVGIIANPASGKDIRRLVAYGSVFDNQEKVNIVRRVLLGLEAAGVEKVLYMPDYFGIVPKALNAVKLSMEVCPLDMPVYADQRDSILAASLMAEAGAKCIVTLGGDGTNRAVAKTCGDVPIVPISTGTNNVFPFMVEGTIAGLAAGVVAVGAVEPEKVVRPSKRLEIEGEDGKLVDIALVDVVVYDDVFIASRAIWDMSKVREIILARASPGNIGLSSVGGCLYPNALDEGHGVYIKLGPGRRVLAPIAPGLIEEVQVESCALLSLGEAVEIRWKPSILALDGEREVEVGRNASLWVRLTGNGPKVVDIPLALEEAARNGFFTGGKAWP from the coding sequence TTGTCGGAAACAATTGTAGGCATCATCGCCAACCCGGCTTCAGGGAAAGACATAAGAAGGCTTGTAGCTTACGGTTCCGTTTTTGATAACCAGGAAAAAGTGAACATAGTCCGAAGGGTCCTTCTGGGCTTGGAAGCTGCTGGGGTGGAAAAAGTCCTCTACATGCCCGATTACTTTGGAATTGTGCCCAAAGCCCTCAATGCAGTAAAGCTTTCTATGGAAGTATGTCCCCTGGACATGCCAGTATACGCCGATCAAAGGGACTCCATCCTGGCAGCTTCCCTCATGGCTGAAGCCGGAGCAAAATGCATCGTAACCCTGGGAGGCGATGGCACCAACAGAGCTGTGGCCAAAACCTGCGGAGATGTTCCCATCGTCCCCATCTCCACTGGAACTAACAATGTCTTTCCCTTTATGGTGGAAGGGACCATAGCGGGGCTGGCAGCGGGAGTTGTGGCTGTGGGCGCTGTGGAGCCCGAAAAAGTGGTCAGGCCCTCCAAGAGGCTGGAGATAGAGGGAGAAGACGGAAAGCTCGTGGACATAGCCCTTGTGGATGTCGTGGTTTACGATGATGTTTTCATTGCCTCCCGGGCCATCTGGGATATGTCCAAAGTGCGGGAGATAATCCTGGCCAGGGCCTCCCCGGGGAACATAGGCCTCTCTTCCGTAGGAGGCTGCCTTTACCCCAATGCTCTGGACGAGGGGCATGGCGTGTATATAAAATTAGGGCCAGGGCGAAGGGTTCTCGCCCCTATTGCCCCGGGGTTGATAGAGGAAGTCCAGGTAGAAAGCTGCGCTCTCCTAAGCCTTGGGGAAGCTGTGGAAATCCGCTGGAAGCCTTCCATCCTGGCGCTGGATGGGGAAAGGGAAGTGGAGGTAGGACGCAATGCCAGCCTGTGGGTTCGTCTTACGGGTAACGGACCTAAGGTGGTGGATATACCACTGGCTCTGGAGGAAGCAGCCAGGAATGGCTTTTTCACTGGAGGAAAAGCATGGCCCTGA
- a CDS encoding Lin0512 family protein — MALKKFIVEIGQGIDQHGQDPTRAARKAVVDAISRSCLCGLVEILGLRDLNQVEVEVLVACPYPEKVRAEEVLEAIPFGQKRIEVREGGMIARGIYQPELGDKSDEILVANAAVTVWVKEG, encoded by the coding sequence ATGGCCCTGAAAAAGTTCATTGTGGAAATAGGCCAGGGCATTGATCAGCACGGGCAGGACCCCACCAGGGCCGCCCGCAAAGCCGTGGTCGATGCCATATCCCGAAGTTGCCTGTGCGGCCTTGTAGAGATACTTGGCCTCAGGGATCTGAACCAGGTGGAAGTGGAAGTCCTTGTGGCCTGCCCTTACCCTGAGAAGGTCAGGGCTGAAGAAGTGTTGGAAGCAATCCCCTTTGGCCAGAAGAGGATTGAAGTCCGGGAAGGGGGGATGATTGCCAGAGGGATATACCAGCCAGAGCTTGGGGACAAATCCGACGAAATCCTGGTGGCCAATGCGGCCGTGACTGTCTGGGTAAAGGAGGGATAG
- a CDS encoding 2-oxo acid dehydrogenase subunit E2: MAVKVIMPKLGMAMTEGTVVKWLKPDGARVEKGERIAVVMSKKITYEVEAPASGILRHAAAEKEVKPVGEVIAYIAEPGEVIPELEKVPAAPPVAEAPAPPPKEILATPAAKRLAKEHGIDLAQVTGTGPGGRITEKDVMAFIEARKAPPPPPRPPAKVIPFIGMRQAIAERMTQSLQTMAQVTITAEIDATELVRMREQLKGEFELTYTDMVVKAAAMALKKHPLLNSALIGEEIHLLEEIHIGVAVALEGGLIVPVVRDADKKSLKEIASETRRLAEGARAGTLTVDEVTGSTFTVTNLGMYGVDIFTPIINPPEVAILGVGRIVEKPACYQGQIVSRAMMHLSLTFDHRIVDGAPAAEFLRTVKELLENPYRLLL, encoded by the coding sequence ATGGCAGTAAAGGTTATCATGCCCAAACTCGGGATGGCCATGACTGAAGGCACCGTAGTCAAATGGCTCAAGCCTGATGGGGCCAGGGTGGAAAAGGGAGAACGCATCGCTGTAGTGATGAGCAAAAAAATCACCTATGAAGTAGAAGCTCCCGCTTCGGGGATCCTGCGCCATGCCGCTGCAGAAAAAGAAGTGAAACCGGTCGGAGAGGTCATAGCTTACATAGCAGAACCTGGCGAGGTGATACCGGAGCTGGAGAAAGTCCCTGCAGCTCCTCCCGTGGCTGAAGCTCCCGCCCCGCCGCCGAAGGAAATCCTTGCCACTCCGGCAGCCAAGAGACTGGCAAAAGAGCACGGCATTGATCTTGCCCAGGTCACTGGCACTGGACCTGGAGGTCGTATCACTGAAAAGGACGTTATGGCCTTCATAGAGGCCCGCAAGGCGCCGCCACCTCCCCCTCGTCCGCCTGCTAAAGTCATCCCCTTCATTGGGATGCGCCAGGCCATAGCCGAAAGGATGACCCAGAGCCTCCAGACCATGGCCCAGGTCACCATAACAGCTGAAATTGATGCCACCGAACTGGTCCGGATGAGGGAGCAGCTAAAAGGCGAATTTGAACTCACATATACCGATATGGTGGTCAAAGCGGCAGCCATGGCCCTCAAGAAACATCCGCTTCTCAACTCTGCTTTGATAGGGGAAGAAATCCACCTGCTGGAGGAAATCCACATAGGGGTAGCTGTAGCCCTGGAAGGTGGGCTCATAGTTCCGGTGGTGAGGGATGCTGACAAAAAGTCCCTTAAAGAGATAGCTTCCGAAACCCGCAGGCTTGCTGAAGGGGCCAGGGCTGGCACCCTTACCGTTGATGAAGTCACCGGAAGCACCTTTACAGTGACAAACCTTGGAATGTATGGAGTGGACATCTTCACCCCCATCATCAACCCGCCTGAGGTGGCCATCCTTGGAGTGGGCAGGATTGTGGAGAAGCCTGCCTGCTATCAGGGGCAAATCGTCTCCAGGGCTATGATGCACCTGAGCTTAACTTTTGACCATCGCATTGTAGATGGTGCGCCCGCAGCCGAGTTCCTGCGCACAGTTAAAGAACTTCTGGAAAACCCTTACCGCCTTCTGCTTTAG
- the tenA gene encoding thiaminase II gives MASFTQELWASIEPIYQAILSHPFLKGLADGSLPEEKFRFYVIQDALYLRDFARALAAAASRSPKDEWTEFLSRHARETLVAERALHDSFFKDWGLTPEQVYSTPIAPTNLAYTSYLLRVAYLGSFEEAVASLLPCDWIYLMVGRELEKTGSPHPLYKRWIETYSSEEFSAVVEELRKIVETVSAWAGPELQGIMRAHFVTTSRYEWMFWDMAWRMESWPI, from the coding sequence ATGGCAAGCTTTACCCAGGAACTCTGGGCAAGCATTGAACCTATTTACCAGGCCATTCTCTCCCATCCCTTCCTCAAAGGCCTGGCCGATGGTTCCCTTCCCGAAGAAAAATTCCGCTTCTACGTTATTCAGGATGCCCTTTACCTTAGAGATTTTGCGCGAGCTCTGGCGGCAGCTGCCTCCCGTTCTCCCAAGGATGAATGGACGGAGTTTCTCTCCCGCCATGCCCGGGAAACCCTTGTAGCCGAGCGCGCCCTGCACGATAGTTTCTTCAAAGATTGGGGGCTCACCCCTGAACAGGTATACTCAACCCCTATAGCCCCTACAAACCTCGCCTATACCTCTTACCTCCTCAGGGTAGCCTACCTGGGCTCCTTCGAAGAAGCTGTGGCTTCACTTCTGCCGTGCGATTGGATTTACCTTATGGTAGGGAGGGAGCTGGAGAAAACTGGTTCTCCTCACCCCCTCTACAAGCGATGGATTGAGACCTATTCCTCCGAAGAATTCTCGGCCGTAGTGGAAGAGCTGCGGAAAATCGTGGAGACCGTTTCGGCGTGGGCAGGCCCTGAACTTCAGGGGATCATGAGGGCCCATTTCGTTACTACGAGCCGTTACGAATGGATGTTCTGGGATATGGCCTGGCGGATGGAAAGCTGGCCCATATAA
- a CDS encoding M55 family metallopeptidase — translation MKVYISCDMEGISGVVNPDQVGENREEYNRFRKLMTLEVNAAVEGALEGGATEILINDAHGSMDNLLVEEIHPRAWLVSGSPKPLEMMEGIDGSFDMVFFIGYHSMAGTHAGVMDHTYMGRVVYNVYLNGKLMGELGLNSALAGTFGVPVGLVTGDDKVVEEARRLLGEIQTVVVKEAVGRYSARCLPPAEARERIKKAATAALKQGGKLFRPEGPFTIRVEFINSAYADLAELIPEAKRIDARTLEFTHHDYLTVYKAFRAMVGLARMALK, via the coding sequence ATGAAAGTCTATATCTCCTGCGACATGGAGGGTATTTCAGGAGTGGTAAACCCCGACCAGGTGGGGGAAAACAGGGAGGAATACAATCGTTTTCGCAAACTCATGACCCTTGAAGTCAACGCTGCTGTGGAGGGAGCGCTGGAAGGAGGCGCTACTGAAATCCTCATCAACGACGCCCATGGTTCTATGGATAACCTTCTGGTGGAAGAAATCCACCCCAGAGCCTGGCTCGTCAGCGGCTCCCCTAAACCCCTGGAAATGATGGAAGGCATAGATGGGAGCTTTGATATGGTCTTCTTCATCGGCTATCACTCCATGGCCGGGACTCACGCGGGCGTTATGGACCACACCTATATGGGCAGGGTTGTCTACAACGTTTACCTCAACGGAAAACTTATGGGAGAACTGGGGCTGAATTCGGCACTGGCCGGAACCTTCGGTGTTCCTGTGGGCCTGGTGACCGGAGACGATAAAGTTGTGGAAGAAGCCCGCCGCCTCCTGGGTGAAATTCAGACGGTGGTAGTCAAAGAGGCGGTGGGACGATACTCAGCCCGCTGCCTTCCCCCTGCTGAAGCCCGGGAAAGAATTAAGAAGGCTGCTACCGCTGCCCTTAAGCAAGGGGGTAAACTCTTCCGGCCGGAAGGCCCCTTCACCATCCGGGTAGAATTCATAAACAGTGCTTATGCCGACCTTGCTGAACTCATCCCCGAAGCGAAAAGGATAGATGCACGCACTCTGGAATTTACCCACCACGATTACCTAACCGTTTACAAAGCTTTCAGGGCCATGGTCGGGTTGGCGAGGATGGCGCTAAAATGA
- a CDS encoding DEAD/DEAH box helicase, whose product MPYSPSFLEQITRAPFYRGQIVHIERIPERKPRYGELDKPLHPLVQKALEEIGIKALYSHQAQAINAIRRGENVIVSTGTASGKTLIYNIPVVESILQDRRSRALYLFPTKALAQDQLRSLVELTRFSPIPFGTYDGDTPQSARNRLRKTASIILTNPDMLHVGILPNHNLWSSFLTHLKFVVIDEAHVYRGVFGSQVACVLRRLRRLCRFYGSNPIFILCSATIANPQEHAQELIGLPVTVIEDDGAPRGARDFVFWNPPFIDIARTVRRSPNSEATALFVEMVKQGIRTIVFAKARKVAELILRYAREILARDSPELIPLIKAYRAGYLPEERRQIERELFGGKLLGVTATNALELGIDVGSLDATVLVGYPGTIASTWQQAGRAGRGVKQALTILIGLDNPLDQFFMRNPREFFGRSHEHALIDPDNPYILEQHLACAAYERPLESSDESLFGPGYREAVDKLEKQGALQNRHGRLFYVLRNYPAELVSLRSVGGKSVRLIDESRGITLEEIEASSAPYRAHPGAIYLHQGETYLVTELDLEEGVALLKPVDVDYYTEPREINEVSIIKSVKHREIKGVMAYLGHLRVYQQVIAYKKIRQYTEATIGVEFLDLPPSVFDTVGLWFDLPFRALEEVRAKRLDWHGGLHAVEHASIGMLPLFAMCDRWDIGGLSTPCHPDTGKAQIFIYDAFPGGVGIAEKGFELLPRLLEVTLELVASCPCESGCPSCIQSPKCGNNNEPLDKEAAIIILRHLISF is encoded by the coding sequence ATGCCTTACTCGCCTTCTTTTCTGGAGCAGATAACCAGAGCGCCCTTTTACCGGGGGCAAATAGTGCATATTGAACGCATTCCGGAGCGAAAACCCCGCTATGGAGAACTTGATAAGCCCCTGCATCCTCTGGTCCAGAAAGCCCTGGAAGAAATTGGGATAAAGGCCCTTTATTCCCATCAAGCTCAGGCTATAAATGCCATAAGACGGGGGGAAAACGTAATTGTTTCCACCGGAACCGCCAGCGGCAAAACCCTTATCTATAACATTCCGGTTGTGGAATCCATACTTCAGGACCGTAGGAGCAGAGCCCTCTACCTCTTTCCCACCAAAGCCCTGGCTCAGGACCAGCTCCGCAGCTTGGTTGAACTGACTCGCTTCAGCCCAATACCCTTTGGCACCTACGATGGAGATACCCCTCAGTCGGCCCGGAACCGGCTGCGGAAAACCGCTTCCATAATCCTTACTAACCCCGATATGCTTCACGTTGGAATCCTGCCAAACCACAATCTCTGGAGCTCATTTTTAACTCACCTTAAATTTGTGGTTATTGACGAAGCCCACGTATACCGCGGAGTTTTCGGGTCCCAGGTGGCTTGCGTGTTGAGGAGGTTGAGGCGCCTTTGCCGGTTCTATGGGTCTAATCCCATCTTCATCCTCTGCTCCGCCACCATTGCAAATCCCCAGGAGCATGCTCAGGAACTTATAGGGCTTCCTGTCACGGTTATAGAGGACGATGGAGCTCCCCGAGGGGCGAGGGATTTCGTCTTCTGGAACCCTCCATTCATTGACATAGCTCGCACCGTCCGCCGCAGCCCTAACTCTGAGGCTACGGCCCTTTTTGTGGAAATGGTAAAGCAGGGCATAAGGACCATAGTGTTTGCCAAGGCTCGCAAAGTAGCCGAGCTTATACTCCGCTATGCCCGGGAAATCCTTGCCCGCGATTCGCCTGAGTTGATACCTCTCATAAAGGCCTATCGGGCCGGTTACTTACCCGAAGAACGGCGTCAGATTGAGCGCGAGCTTTTCGGAGGGAAACTCCTGGGGGTTACTGCTACCAATGCTCTTGAGCTGGGCATTGACGTAGGCTCCCTGGACGCTACCGTCTTGGTGGGATACCCCGGGACCATTGCCAGTACCTGGCAGCAGGCAGGCAGGGCAGGAAGAGGGGTCAAGCAAGCTCTCACCATCCTCATTGGCCTTGACAATCCTCTGGATCAGTTTTTCATGCGTAATCCCCGGGAGTTCTTTGGGAGAAGCCACGAGCATGCTCTCATTGACCCCGATAATCCTTATATCCTGGAACAGCACCTGGCCTGCGCGGCTTATGAACGTCCCCTGGAAAGCTCCGATGAAAGCCTCTTCGGGCCTGGCTATCGTGAGGCAGTGGATAAACTGGAAAAACAGGGTGCCCTTCAAAACCGCCACGGTCGCCTTTTCTACGTGCTCCGGAATTATCCAGCCGAACTTGTAAGCCTCCGCTCAGTGGGAGGCAAAAGCGTCCGCCTCATAGATGAAAGCCGGGGCATAACTCTGGAGGAAATTGAAGCTTCCTCTGCGCCGTATCGTGCTCATCCCGGAGCCATTTACCTGCATCAGGGGGAAACCTATCTGGTGACCGAACTTGACCTGGAGGAAGGGGTAGCTTTGCTCAAACCTGTAGATGTGGATTATTACACCGAACCTAGGGAGATAAATGAAGTAAGCATAATAAAGTCGGTAAAACATCGCGAAATAAAAGGAGTGATGGCCTACCTTGGTCATCTGAGGGTTTACCAGCAGGTCATCGCCTATAAGAAAATCCGCCAGTATACTGAAGCCACTATCGGGGTGGAATTTCTGGACCTACCACCCTCAGTCTTTGATACAGTAGGGTTGTGGTTTGATCTTCCCTTCAGAGCGCTGGAGGAGGTAAGAGCTAAAAGGCTGGACTGGCACGGGGGGCTTCACGCTGTAGAGCACGCTTCTATAGGGATGCTCCCCCTCTTTGCCATGTGCGACCGGTGGGATATAGGCGGGCTTTCAACCCCCTGCCACCCCGATACCGGTAAAGCTCAGATTTTCATATATGATGCTTTCCCCGGAGGGGTGGGAATAGCTGAGAAGGGTTTTGAGCTCCTGCCTCGCCTCTTGGAAGTTACTCTGGAACTTGTAGCAAGCTGCCCCTGCGAAAGCGGTTGCCCCTCCTGTATTCAGAGCCCGAAGTGTGGGAACAACAATGAGCCTCTGGATAAGGAAGCAGCAATAATTATCCTCAGGCATCTTATTTCATTTTAG
- a CDS encoding 6-pyruvoyl-tetrahydropterin synthase-related protein, whose amino-acid sequence MRRIALVLLLTSFAWWPLLAPGYFLKAHDARHTLFFLVEFDQALKDGAWYPRWAVDQAVGYGYPLFIFYAPLAYFIAEVFHLAGLSVTWSIKLTFLLSFWLGAIGMYLLGRKLWGERGGLVSSLLFTYAPYHLVDIYVRCALAEFLAFSLMPLGLLAFQHLMENPRPKAVAMAGFSLGAIILAHQITALIFLPMLVTFVLYEGLRSRNFRAFIPSSLAGLLSLGFSAAYWIPALAERKFIVQEQWMMAKYNFREQFVYFFQLLAPEWGYGHAVAGPEDGMPLQVGILLLGSSVGALVLGWRLKENRGRLAFWALWSLISLFLTLPASMFIWEKVPLFPLVQFPWRFLALAVVSLSLVGGLLGELLGEREHLLSLLVIISSFEYTLPQHTELSPRAEKPVAVIDFELDYPDMRGMTAWTREFPKESPLIEQYLKGETLRKAQIIRGRGSVIPLRHGGRSEEVEVTAEGEVTLLFYTYYYPGWRAYVDGKPVPIRPEGKYGLIALEVPDGQHRVLLRFEDTPLRFWSQILSLASLLTGIALMAFKSGGRVVK is encoded by the coding sequence ATGCGCAGGATCGCTTTAGTTCTCCTTCTCACGTCCTTTGCCTGGTGGCCTCTTCTGGCTCCCGGCTATTTTCTGAAGGCCCACGATGCCCGCCACACCCTTTTCTTCTTGGTGGAATTTGATCAGGCCTTAAAGGATGGAGCGTGGTATCCACGCTGGGCTGTGGACCAGGCCGTGGGCTATGGTTATCCCCTCTTCATTTTCTATGCTCCCCTGGCTTATTTTATAGCCGAGGTTTTTCACCTTGCGGGCCTGAGCGTAACCTGGTCTATCAAGCTGACCTTTCTCCTGAGCTTCTGGCTTGGGGCAATTGGGATGTACCTTTTGGGACGGAAACTGTGGGGCGAAAGGGGTGGCTTGGTTTCCTCCCTCCTTTTCACTTATGCCCCTTACCACCTGGTGGATATTTACGTCCGCTGTGCTCTGGCGGAATTCCTCGCCTTCTCCCTCATGCCTCTGGGCTTGCTGGCTTTCCAGCACCTTATGGAGAACCCCCGTCCGAAAGCTGTAGCGATGGCAGGCTTTTCTCTGGGAGCTATAATCCTTGCCCACCAGATCACAGCCTTAATATTTCTTCCGATGTTGGTGACCTTTGTGCTCTACGAAGGGCTGAGGAGCAGGAATTTCCGGGCTTTTATCCCATCTTCCCTGGCGGGACTTCTTTCCCTGGGGTTTAGCGCAGCTTACTGGATCCCAGCCCTGGCCGAAAGGAAGTTCATCGTTCAAGAGCAGTGGATGATGGCCAAATACAATTTCCGAGAGCAATTTGTTTACTTCTTTCAGCTCCTCGCCCCTGAGTGGGGTTACGGCCACGCTGTGGCAGGCCCCGAAGATGGCATGCCCCTTCAGGTTGGGATTTTGCTCCTGGGCAGCAGCGTTGGGGCACTGGTGCTGGGGTGGAGATTGAAGGAAAACAGGGGAAGATTGGCTTTCTGGGCCCTCTGGTCTCTTATCTCCCTTTTCCTGACCCTTCCAGCTTCCATGTTTATCTGGGAGAAAGTCCCCCTGTTCCCTTTGGTGCAATTCCCCTGGCGATTTCTCGCCCTGGCGGTGGTATCCCTTTCCCTCGTGGGTGGGCTTCTGGGAGAGTTGCTGGGGGAAAGGGAGCATTTGCTCAGCCTTCTGGTGATAATTTCTTCTTTTGAGTACACTCTCCCTCAGCATACTGAGCTTTCCCCCAGGGCTGAAAAGCCGGTGGCGGTAATAGACTTTGAGCTGGATTACCCCGATATGCGCGGAATGACAGCCTGGACCCGGGAGTTTCCGAAGGAATCGCCCCTCATAGAGCAGTACCTGAAAGGTGAAACCCTCCGCAAGGCTCAGATTATAAGAGGCCGCGGTTCTGTTATCCCCCTCAGACACGGGGGCAGGTCGGAGGAAGTGGAAGTAACAGCGGAAGGAGAAGTCACCCTCCTTTTTTACACCTACTATTACCCTGGGTGGCGAGCTTACGTGGACGGCAAGCCTGTTCCCATTCGCCCAGAAGGCAAATATGGCCTTATCGCCCTGGAAGTTCCCGACGGCCAGCACAGGGTTCTTCTCCGTTTTGAGGATACCCCTTTGCGGTTCTGGTCTCAAATTCTTTCCCTTGCCTCTTTGCTGACAGGCATCGCCCTCATGGCTTTCAAAAGCGGGGGAAGGGTTGTTAAATAG